The following are encoded in a window of Phaseolus vulgaris cultivar G19833 chromosome 3, P. vulgaris v2.0, whole genome shotgun sequence genomic DNA:
- the LOC137806070 gene encoding protein S-acyltransferase 11 isoform X4, with product MDSSSSTQEQYVTEVTENYETICWGCGLRVLLPSCASAFKCGWCGAITDHNKKKRDQKKFISWWGVGSLSCSLFYQYSLWSFSLNHYSNIVHSHHFLFQHFSISVCWRTTKCVMGKLPCCRERKCILDMDHHCPFIGNCVGAANHRSFIGFLISVVLSTIYVSIMSVYAGLHLWPPLTYSFRHINGVSGSYLAWTILNEIVVAFLRSALLLSSRGLILAYLFIASVSLQIGLTVLLWQQLSYIYEGKTYLSHLSSQGDNEEEKKDCQNIVRFFGLQYSITRFLPNFRITRKKHIK from the exons ATGGATTCTTCTTCTTCGACCCAG GAGCAATATGTAACTGAGGTTACTGAGAATTATGAGACAATATGCTGGGGTTGTGGACTGCGTGTTTTGCTTCCATCATGTGCCTCTGCTTTCAAATGTGGCTGGTGTGGGGCTATTACAGATCATAACAAAAAGAAACGTGACCAGAAGAAGTTCATCAG TTGGTGGGGTGTGGGCAGTTTATCCTGTTCTCTTTTCTATCAGTATTCTCTGTGGAGTTTTTCACTCAATCATTACAGCAATATTGTCCATAGCCACCATTTCCTTTTTCAGCATTTCAGCATTTCAGTGTGCTGGCGCACCACCAAATGTGTTATGGGGAAGCTACCCTGCTGTAGGGAAAG AAAATGCATCCTGGACATGGATCATCACTGCCCATTT ATTGGGAACTGTGTTGGTGCAGCTAATCACCGGAGCTTCATTGGCTTCCTCATTTCTGTAGTGTTGAGCACAATCTATGTCTCTATCATGTCTGTATATGCAGGCTTGCATCTGTGGCCACCATTGACATACTCCTTTAGGCACATAAACGGGGTTAGTGGCAGCTATCTGGCATGGACAATTTTGAATGAAATTGTTGTTGCATTCCTGAGATCTGCCCTGCTTCTTTCCTCTAGGGGACTCATTCTTGCTTATCTCTTCATTGCAAGTGTTTCGTTGCAGATAGGATTAACCGTTCTTTTGTGGCAGCAGCTCTCCTATATATACGAGGGGAAAACATACTTGAGTCACTTGAGTTCACAAGGAGAtaatgaagaagagaagaaagatTGTCAAAACATTGTTAGATTTTTTGGTCTTCAATATTCTATAACCAGATTTTTACCAAACTTCCGTATTACTCGAAAGAAACACATCAAATGA
- the LOC137805725 gene encoding uncharacterized RING finger protein C548.05c-like — protein sequence MSSRSLRGSRQRKALQLDLNLMPPLEETTVQNAVDPNEDDDDDVVELSPTTFAQARSNQRRRIHRRSIYDIDEETGELPKQIVIDGKIYRTVETGSSSTEDNAKKENEKKSPEPPPKKPVLDCPICMAAFVEPMSTRCGHIFCRGCITTAISTQNKCPTCRKKVTKNQLIRVFLPSLS from the exons ATGAGTTCAAGATCCTTGAGGGGTAGCCGTCAGAGGAAGGCCTTGCAGTTGGACCTGAACCTCATGCCACCATTAGAGGAGACTACTGTGCAGAATGCTGTTGATCCAAacgaggatgatgatgatgatgtggTTGAACTGTCACCAACTACATTTGCTCAG GCTAGGAGCAATCAGAGGAGGAGGATTCACAGGAGGAGCATTTATGATATAG ATGAAGAGACTGGAGAATTGCCAAAACAGATAGTGATTGATGGAAAAATCTATAGAACTGTGGAAACTGGTAGCAGTTCTACG GAGGACAATGCAAAgaaggagaatgaaaagaagtCACCTGAACCACCTCCTAAGAAACCTGTACTTGATTGTCCAATATGCATGGCTGCTTTTGTAGAACCCATGTCTACCAGGTGTGGTCATATCTTTTGCAGGGGTTGCATTACCACTGCAATATCTACACAGAATAAGTGCCCTACCTGCAGAAAGAAGGTTACAAAGAACCAACTCATAAGGGTCTTTCTTCCATCTCTTAGTTAA
- the LOC137806070 gene encoding protein S-acyltransferase 11 isoform X2, giving the protein MRQYAGVVDCVFCFHHVPLLSNVAGVGLLQIITKRNVTRRSSSVGGVWAVYPVLFSISILCGVFHSIITAILSIATISFFSISAFQCAGAPPNVLWGSYPAVGKGDLENYTFCHYCSKPKSPRAHHCRSCRKCILDMDHHCPFIGNCVGAANHRSFIGFLISVVLSTIYVSIMSVYAGLHLWPPLTYSFRHINGVSGSYLAWTILNEIVVAFLRSALLLSSRGLILAYLFIASVSLQIGLTVLLWQQLSYIYEGKTYLSHLSSQGDNEEEKKDCQNIVRFFGLQYSITRFLPNFRITRKKHIK; this is encoded by the exons ATGAGACAATATGCTGGGGTTGTGGACTGCGTGTTTTGCTTCCATCATGTGCCTCTGCTTTCAAATGTGGCTGGTGTGGGGCTATTACAGATCATAACAAAAAGAAACGTGACCAGAAGAAGTTCATCAG TTGGTGGGGTGTGGGCAGTTTATCCTGTTCTCTTTTCTATCAGTATTCTCTGTGGAGTTTTTCACTCAATCATTACAGCAATATTGTCCATAGCCACCATTTCCTTTTTCAGCATTTCAGCATTTCAGTGTGCTGGCGCACCACCAAATGTGTTATGGGGAAGCTACCCTGCTGTAGGGAAAGGTGACCTTGAAAATTATACTTTTTGTCACTACTGCTCTAAACCAAAGTCACCTAGAGCTCATCATTGTCGTTCTTGTAGAAAATGCATCCTGGACATGGATCATCACTGCCCATTT ATTGGGAACTGTGTTGGTGCAGCTAATCACCGGAGCTTCATTGGCTTCCTCATTTCTGTAGTGTTGAGCACAATCTATGTCTCTATCATGTCTGTATATGCAGGCTTGCATCTGTGGCCACCATTGACATACTCCTTTAGGCACATAAACGGGGTTAGTGGCAGCTATCTGGCATGGACAATTTTGAATGAAATTGTTGTTGCATTCCTGAGATCTGCCCTGCTTCTTTCCTCTAGGGGACTCATTCTTGCTTATCTCTTCATTGCAAGTGTTTCGTTGCAGATAGGATTAACCGTTCTTTTGTGGCAGCAGCTCTCCTATATATACGAGGGGAAAACATACTTGAGTCACTTGAGTTCACAAGGAGAtaatgaagaagagaagaaagatTGTCAAAACATTGTTAGATTTTTTGGTCTTCAATATTCTATAACCAGATTTTTACCAAACTTCCGTATTACTCGAAAGAAACACATCAAATGA
- the LOC137806070 gene encoding protein S-acyltransferase 11 isoform X1: protein MDSSSSTQEQYVTEVTENYETICWGCGLRVLLPSCASAFKCGWCGAITDHNKKKRDQKKFIRWRVVRDRCFVSVVLVFIFFIIFGGVWAVYPVLFSISILCGVFHSIITAILSIATISFFSISAFQCAGAPPNVLWGSYPAVGKGDLENYTFCHYCSKPKSPRAHHCRSCRKCILDMDHHCPFIGNCVGAANHRSFIGFLISVVLSTIYVSIMSVYAGLHLWPPLTYSFRHINGVSGSYLAWTILNEIVVAFLRSALLLSSRGLILAYLFIASVSLQIGLTVLLWQQLSYIYEGKTYLSHLSSQGDNEEEKKDCQNIVRFFGLQYSITRFLPNFRITRKKHIK, encoded by the exons ATGGATTCTTCTTCTTCGACCCAG GAGCAATATGTAACTGAGGTTACTGAGAATTATGAGACAATATGCTGGGGTTGTGGACTGCGTGTTTTGCTTCCATCATGTGCCTCTGCTTTCAAATGTGGCTGGTGTGGGGCTATTACAGATCATAACAAAAAGAAACGTGACCAGAAGAAGTTCATCAGGTGGAGAGTAGTGCGTGATCGATGCTTTGTTTCTGTTGTCCtcgtatttatattttttataatat TTGGTGGGGTGTGGGCAGTTTATCCTGTTCTCTTTTCTATCAGTATTCTCTGTGGAGTTTTTCACTCAATCATTACAGCAATATTGTCCATAGCCACCATTTCCTTTTTCAGCATTTCAGCATTTCAGTGTGCTGGCGCACCACCAAATGTGTTATGGGGAAGCTACCCTGCTGTAGGGAAAGGTGACCTTGAAAATTATACTTTTTGTCACTACTGCTCTAAACCAAAGTCACCTAGAGCTCATCATTGTCGTTCTTGTAGAAAATGCATCCTGGACATGGATCATCACTGCCCATTT ATTGGGAACTGTGTTGGTGCAGCTAATCACCGGAGCTTCATTGGCTTCCTCATTTCTGTAGTGTTGAGCACAATCTATGTCTCTATCATGTCTGTATATGCAGGCTTGCATCTGTGGCCACCATTGACATACTCCTTTAGGCACATAAACGGGGTTAGTGGCAGCTATCTGGCATGGACAATTTTGAATGAAATTGTTGTTGCATTCCTGAGATCTGCCCTGCTTCTTTCCTCTAGGGGACTCATTCTTGCTTATCTCTTCATTGCAAGTGTTTCGTTGCAGATAGGATTAACCGTTCTTTTGTGGCAGCAGCTCTCCTATATATACGAGGGGAAAACATACTTGAGTCACTTGAGTTCACAAGGAGAtaatgaagaagagaagaaagatTGTCAAAACATTGTTAGATTTTTTGGTCTTCAATATTCTATAACCAGATTTTTACCAAACTTCCGTATTACTCGAAAGAAACACATCAAATGA
- the LOC137806070 gene encoding protein S-acyltransferase 11 isoform X3, protein MDSSSSTQEQYVTEVTENYETICWGCGLRVLLPSCASAFKCGWCGAITDHNKKKRDQKKFIRWRVVRDRCFVSVVLVFIFFIIFGGVWAVYPVLFSISILCGVFHSIITAILSIATISFFSISAFQCAGAPPNVLWGSYPAVGKGDLENYTFCHYCSKPKSPRAHHCRSCRKCILDMDHHCPFIGNCVGAANHRSFIGFLISVVLSTIYVSIMSVYAGLHLWPPLTYSFRHINGIGLTVLLWQQLSYIYEGKTYLSHLSSQGDNEEEKKDCQNIVRFFGLQYSITRFLPNFRITRKKHIK, encoded by the exons ATGGATTCTTCTTCTTCGACCCAG GAGCAATATGTAACTGAGGTTACTGAGAATTATGAGACAATATGCTGGGGTTGTGGACTGCGTGTTTTGCTTCCATCATGTGCCTCTGCTTTCAAATGTGGCTGGTGTGGGGCTATTACAGATCATAACAAAAAGAAACGTGACCAGAAGAAGTTCATCAGGTGGAGAGTAGTGCGTGATCGATGCTTTGTTTCTGTTGTCCtcgtatttatattttttataatat TTGGTGGGGTGTGGGCAGTTTATCCTGTTCTCTTTTCTATCAGTATTCTCTGTGGAGTTTTTCACTCAATCATTACAGCAATATTGTCCATAGCCACCATTTCCTTTTTCAGCATTTCAGCATTTCAGTGTGCTGGCGCACCACCAAATGTGTTATGGGGAAGCTACCCTGCTGTAGGGAAAGGTGACCTTGAAAATTATACTTTTTGTCACTACTGCTCTAAACCAAAGTCACCTAGAGCTCATCATTGTCGTTCTTGTAGAAAATGCATCCTGGACATGGATCATCACTGCCCATTT ATTGGGAACTGTGTTGGTGCAGCTAATCACCGGAGCTTCATTGGCTTCCTCATTTCTGTAGTGTTGAGCACAATCTATGTCTCTATCATGTCTGTATATGCAGGCTTGCATCTGTGGCCACCATTGACATACTCCTTTAGGCACATAAACGGG ATAGGATTAACCGTTCTTTTGTGGCAGCAGCTCTCCTATATATACGAGGGGAAAACATACTTGAGTCACTTGAGTTCACAAGGAGAtaatgaagaagagaagaaagatTGTCAAAACATTGTTAGATTTTTTGGTCTTCAATATTCTATAACCAGATTTTTACCAAACTTCCGTATTACTCGAAAGAAACACATCAAATGA